The genomic segment GTGTCAAACTCACCAGGATAATTGTGGCAGTAATTCTGTggtttctcttttaaaatagGATTTATTTTCCCTACTTAATGAATATACTCAAATTTGATATAAGATTATGAAATTATGCTGTTGCAATacaagatatatatttttttcagtattatttttacaaatctcAAGGAGTTTGACTGTCAGTATGGGAGGTTGCTGtggcaaatagaaataaaaataataatattttgttgtcttCTGCTGTTAAAATACAGTATGTCAACAAAGGGAACCACTTGTAAAACTTCAGTATTTGGTGTTTTCAGTTCCCAAAACTTTGCTAGGCCGCTACAGTTTATTTCTGTGGTCGTTGCAACAAAAAAGTGATGCAACTCAGAGGTAAAGTGTTGCAACTTTATctggttttttttagttttatttatttttttttaaccatgtttgGCTCAGCATTCTGGAGAAATCTGTTGCATtctgttttaagttaaatattgCAACTGAATTAAACccccaaaattatttatttatcatttattgtctGCCTGGCTACAGTAATAAAATATActtattgattaatttttcttcatcttcactATGAATAAAGTGAAACGTTTTGATTTGTGAGTGGTTCCTCAAACAGATGTGGGTTACTTTGTGTCAAATCCTGCATGTACTCACCAAAGTCACTGCTGCAAACAGCCATGAGCAATTCTGTGTCATTGCAGGGTCGGCATGAAGCTGTGGGTGGACAGAATTGGCACAATGTGTCAATAGAAGCTGTTTTCTGACTCATTTTTCCACTTTCAATCAATACGTCGCTCCTTCCCTCTGAAATGCCTTTACCCATTGTGCCTGATATTGATTGAGAGTAGGTTGTCAGCTCTTTCCTGACCTGCGCACCGTCTCCATTCATCTCCAAGCTCCATGGTTTAGTTAGTGGAATGTCATTTGCCTCTGCGTTTGCGCTCCGCCTACAGCATCACCTCCACATATGAACCCCACGCCAGTATTGACCCCGTGTTTGACTTCTTTTGTGCAGACCTAATTGAATGACCTCATGCCGAAGCAGAGGACTGCAGGAGTCAAACGCTCCACTAGCCTGCTGATACAGAAAAGATAAACAGGCAGCTGTCTATAAAGGACCCGGGATGACATCAGCATGCCAGGAATGGCCCGCACACTTGGATAAATGCTAATAAACAGACAGGCACAATGATGAGGCATTTGTGGAAtctgcaaagtatttttgtgcTGAATGAAGGCCTGCTGGCCCGGTGCCCTCCGACCACCCTGTGATCTGCTGCGTCCTCTCTGCTTTGTGTCCTGATGGAAACCAGACAACCAgacaaaacaccagactgaccAGCAGCTGCTCATTCCTCTCAGCACGACTCGCCTCTGTTAAATTAGCACTATTTTTGTGCCTGGCTTTAATAAATAATCAtgtgtttttaatcacttttgagtctgtttctctttttgtttcgGCTTCTGCAGTCAACAACTTGGGCGTTGTCTTTTGTGGTGAAGGAAGAACTGAGACTAAACAACAAAGGTCTCGTTGGTCTACAGCTGAAATCACTTCACTACATGAAGCTTGGAGTGAAAGATTGTCGTCCACATAGAAAAGAGTCTGATAAACATCTGATCAACTGCTTGGGGGTCTTCATTCGGAGGTTTTCCAAACACATACCTCTGGAAGAAGAGACTCCAAGGCTGacctaaaatattaaatattaaataaattaaatgttctttctCCCTAGAACGAGCTGGATGGAACCAATATAGGAAGAGAAGATGTCCAGATTTTCCTCCTggacttttaaaactttttaacttttaaatctgCACGTTTAGTTCTTTTACACCTTAGTGCAGGGAGACTCCCAAATATTTATATCAGAGTTCTTGGCTGTGATCTCATATGTTGAGGTCctcagagatttattttatgtccagtacgttttcttcttttgctttaacTCATTTTGCTTCCgcccaaagaaaaaaacaaaccaaaaaaactcATGATATTGTCATGCTGCTATTCCTTTTCAAATGTGAACTTCAGCTCTCTTGAAAGTCTTGGTGAACTGTCCAGACAATTTTAAAGATCAAACGGGAAATTACAAGGAGCAAAAATTCTGTATTTGTGTACATTTTGGGCCTTatgctgtcaaataaaaatgatgaagaaCAAATAAgcaaagtatatatttttttgacatgCAACCTAACTTGTCATCTATTTTACTTTAAGGACTTAAAGTTACTTAAAATCGTagtttaaatgctttttctttttgttttatattgctTGTGTGGCTCCACAATTCattttcatctatttttttaaattgcacttAAAATGCTAGTTGTAAATCtattttcttgaaataaaaGTGCACTTTGAAGACTATTAATATTAGGAAGGAGAAAGATtaccatttatttatgtttataacaACATTGGGATATTTTAAAATCCAGGATTCCATATAACCCACTTGtccctttatttgttttaattatatttttgtattatttatttatttatttttcaaaaatggttAGCGTTAGGGTTATTGACATTATTTAATCGGTCAATAATAAGCTTAAAATAATTAGATGGAACATAAACCTTCCTTTCTCAACATTGgttaaaaattgtaatttatttacatttatctgTCCTAATTTGCGCGCCTGTTCGTCTTCTTACAATGAGAAGTAACATTATTACACTAAGCTCATTCATCTGTTACTTTTAATTTACGTTAGAAACTGTCCTTAGAAAAAGGTGtgataattgtgtttttctttctttctttccttaagctttttttctttttattgaccAATAAGCTACTCGTAAACTTGTGTTCAAATAGCAGCACCAAATGAAATCTGTTAAACTCAATAAAAAGTGTCGACACACACGCCTCAACCCACCGTAGACGCTCCTATTGCGCAGCAACTCATATCTGAAGCCCACTGTGCGTCTGATCCACGTTCCTGGACTTTGCGGGCCGGCCTGGAGGTAGATGACCGGACTGTGCGGCTCATCCACCCGAAAACAAAACACCTGCCGCCCGTTGCGCCCGCCGTCCTCCGTATCCAGCAGGTCCAGCTGTCCGGCCCGCTCAATGAAAACGCTGGCTCCGCTGAGGGATGGAGACGGTTGGATACAGACCGTGTTGTACCGGATGGACAACAAATTGGGCTCGAGCGCCACTCTGAGAGCCTGACCCGGGTAGACCCAGCTCACGAGACCTTCCGTGCAGCGAAGCCGCACCTGGAGAACGATCCTGCGGTCAACGCCAGCTGCAAAACCgctgcacaaaaaaatgaatgggTATGAGCAgctttgttttccctttttttctttttttttttttttactttaacgaCACCCATGAGTTGACAAAGGTTATTgcatgaaaagtttttaaaacctaCCCGCTGACGAAATATAACAGCTAATAGTTGCAGTAAAACATAGAAATAACTTATTCCCAACAACGACtgtgaaatgttaaaacaacatattcaacTGTTACAATCATTAAATAGACTCGTAGTTTTCTTAcccaaaatgtagttttcttatttttctgtttatgttgttATTTGACCTGTTCTCAAACTgaaaccgtttttttttttatctatata from the Gambusia affinis linkage group LG19, SWU_Gaff_1.0, whole genome shotgun sequence genome contains:
- the LOC122822506 gene encoding meteorin-like protein, whose amino-acid sequence is MLPAVIILACLPLLALRCAADLCNWTGSGFAAGVDRRIVLQVRLRCTEGLVSWVYPGQALRVALEPNLLSIRYNTVCIQPSPSLSGASVFIERAGQLDLLDTEDGGRNGRQVFCFRVDEPHSPVIYLQAGPQSPGTWIRRTVGFRYELLRNRSVYASCRPCNDTELLMAVCSSDFVVRGYIKNVFHDSRRQSSLVEVLTTKVYWQRSGLFVQQLRPYMSPQSWHGHIRTFLQCHVKPGDGQFLFTGSEHFGEAWLGCAPRYRDFLSVYHKARIGRRTSCDFPLD